One region of Chryseobacterium sp. C-71 genomic DNA includes:
- a CDS encoding PLP-dependent cysteine synthase family protein — MKYAENILETIGNTPLVKINKVLGEDFPALVLAKVETFNPGNSVKDRMALKMIEDAEKDGRLKPGGTIIEGTSGNTGMGLALAAIIKGYKCIFVTNAKQSKEKCDILRAVGAEVIVCPTDVKPTDPRSYYSVSKRLAKETENGWYVNQYDNLSNRAAHYESTAPEIWEQTDGKLTHFLVGAGTGGTITGCGMFFKEKNKDIKILGVDTYGSILKEIHETGEIKLENAYTYITEGIGEDILPENYDMSVIDHFEKVTDKDGAIYARKLAKEEGIFCGYSAGSAMAALVQMKDQFTKDDVIVVLLHDHGSRYVGKIYNDEWMKEMGWLD, encoded by the coding sequence ATGAAATACGCAGAAAATATTCTCGAAACCATAGGAAATACACCTCTTGTGAAAATTAATAAAGTGTTGGGAGAAGATTTCCCGGCATTGGTGTTGGCAAAAGTAGAAACCTTCAACCCAGGAAATTCTGTAAAAGACAGAATGGCTCTGAAAATGATTGAAGATGCCGAAAAAGACGGAAGATTAAAACCAGGTGGAACCATCATCGAAGGAACTTCAGGAAATACAGGAATGGGATTGGCTCTTGCAGCCATTATCAAAGGCTACAAATGTATTTTTGTGACCAACGCAAAACAATCTAAGGAGAAATGTGACATTCTTCGTGCTGTTGGAGCTGAAGTTATCGTTTGTCCGACAGACGTAAAACCTACAGATCCTCGTTCTTATTACTCAGTTTCTAAGAGATTGGCTAAAGAAACGGAAAACGGATGGTACGTCAACCAATATGATAATTTATCAAACAGAGCAGCTCATTACGAGTCTACTGCACCTGAAATCTGGGAACAAACTGACGGAAAACTGACTCATTTTTTAGTGGGAGCCGGAACAGGTGGAACAATTACAGGTTGTGGAATGTTCTTTAAAGAGAAAAATAAAGACATTAAAATACTTGGAGTTGATACTTACGGTTCAATCTTAAAGGAAATTCACGAAACGGGTGAAATTAAATTAGAAAACGCTTATACCTACATTACAGAAGGTATTGGTGAAGATATTCTTCCTGAAAATTACGATATGTCTGTCATCGATCATTTCGAAAAAGTGACCGATAAAGACGGAGCGATCTACGCAAGAAAATTGGCAAAAGAAGAAGGAATTTTCTGTGGATATTCTGCGGGAAGTGCAATGGCAGCTTTGGTTCAGATGAAAGATCAGTTTACGAAAGACGATGTGATAGTTGTGTTACTTCATGATCACGGCTCAAGATATGTAGGGAAAATCTACAACGACGAGTGGATGAAAGAAATGGGTTGGTTAGATTAA
- a CDS encoding chaperone modulator CbpM, with product MSERISREELVKIYNVEITFFDELVDYGLLRVETEDNIRYLIYEDLHVFEKFTNWHYDLEINLPGLEVIHDMLSKMEDLKRKNRELMNKLSAISERYEDI from the coding sequence ATGAGCGAAAGAATATCACGGGAAGAACTCGTAAAAATATACAATGTTGAAATTACTTTTTTTGATGAATTGGTTGATTATGGTTTGTTGAGAGTAGAAACTGAAGATAACATTCGGTATCTGATTTATGAAGATCTTCATGTTTTTGAAAAGTTTACCAATTGGCACTATGACCTTGAAATTAACCTGCCTGGTTTGGAGGTAATTCATGATATGCTCAGTAAAATGGAAGATTTAAAGAGAAAAAATCGCGAATTGATGAATAAACTTTCAGCAATTAGTGAGAGATATGAGGATATTTAA
- a CDS encoding DnaJ C-terminal domain-containing protein, whose translation MAYIDYYKILGVDKSATQDDIKKAYRKQARKLHPDLNPNDKEAERKFKELNEANEVLSNPENRSKYDKYGENWKHGEQYEQAQQQQQRQYQSQGGNYGGGFSGADFGEGEDFSDFFQSMFGGEGGGFGRSSRGSASGKFKGQDVQAELNLSLKEAAKTHQQTFDINGKKVRITIPAGVSDGQKIKLKGHGNPGFNGGPAGDLYITFNITPDPNFERVGDDLKSKISIDLYTAVLGGDVKVETLEGNVNLKVKPETQSGTTVRLKGKGFPVYKKDGEFGDLFVTYDVKLPTNLTEKQKELFEQLKNS comes from the coding sequence ATGGCTTATATAGATTATTACAAAATTTTAGGCGTAGACAAAAGCGCAACGCAGGACGATATCAAAAAAGCGTATCGAAAGCAGGCAAGAAAACTGCATCCAGACCTTAACCCCAACGACAAAGAAGCTGAGCGAAAATTCAAAGAACTGAATGAAGCCAATGAAGTCCTAAGCAATCCAGAAAATCGTTCAAAATACGATAAATACGGTGAGAATTGGAAACATGGTGAACAGTACGAACAAGCTCAACAACAGCAGCAAAGACAATATCAAAGCCAAGGCGGAAATTACGGAGGTGGTTTTTCGGGTGCTGATTTTGGAGAGGGTGAAGATTTTTCAGACTTTTTCCAAAGTATGTTTGGTGGTGAAGGAGGCGGATTCGGCAGAAGCTCGCGCGGAAGTGCTTCGGGAAAATTCAAAGGACAGGATGTTCAGGCAGAATTGAATTTAAGCTTAAAAGAAGCTGCAAAAACACATCAACAGACTTTCGATATTAATGGGAAAAAGGTAAGAATTACCATTCCTGCGGGAGTTTCTGATGGTCAAAAAATCAAACTCAAAGGTCACGGGAATCCTGGCTTCAATGGCGGACCTGCCGGAGATTTATACATTACATTTAATATTACTCCAGATCCGAATTTTGAAAGGGTAGGAGATGATTTAAAATCAAAAATCAGCATTGATCTGTACACCGCAGTTTTAGGCGGAGATGTAAAAGTGGAGACTTTAGAGGGTAACGTGAATCTCAAAGTAAAACCAGAAACTCAAAGCGGAACAACGGTGAGATTGAAAGGAAAAGGTTTTCCGGTCTATAAAAAAGATGGTGAATTTGGTGATTTGTTTGTGACCTATGACGTGAAATTGCCCACAAATCTTACGGAAAAACAGAAAGAACTTTTTGAACAACTTAAAAATTCTTAA
- a CDS encoding dicarboxylate/amino acid:cation symporter, translating into MNEVLKNYSGILFLLLGITVGSIIGIVAPQIVEYIKPLGDIFLNLLFVSVVPLVFFAVANSIASLEQESKFGKIIMVMSFTFLFFILTAAVFTIGAVYLFPVSSISGSSEIIAEATKEENWGNKIVSFFTVGEFTELFSRKNMLALLIFAFMTGFATRKSGENGKPFRVFIASGYEVMKELLLMIMKIAPIGLGAYFAYQVATLGPQLFGFYAKPLGLYYIAGIIYFFVFFTLYAFMANGQTGIKSFWKNAILPTLTALSTCSSFATMPTNLLAASKIGIPSSIANLVIPIGTTLHKNGSSMSSIIKIYVAFQIIGRDFFEPSNLLLALGITVFVSIVAGGIPNGGYIGEMLMISVYQLPQEAIPAVIIIGTLVDPLATVLNAVGDIVAAMFVNRFVKV; encoded by the coding sequence ATGAACGAGGTCTTAAAAAACTATTCGGGAATTCTTTTTCTCCTTCTAGGAATCACTGTCGGAAGTATTATCGGAATTGTAGCTCCACAAATCGTTGAGTACATAAAACCTTTGGGAGATATTTTCCTGAATCTGCTTTTCGTAAGTGTAGTCCCATTGGTATTTTTTGCTGTTGCCAATTCTATTGCTTCGCTAGAACAGGAATCTAAGTTTGGCAAAATCATTATGGTCATGTCATTTACTTTTCTTTTTTTCATTTTAACGGCTGCTGTGTTTACAATCGGAGCGGTATATTTATTTCCGGTCTCATCTATTTCGGGAAGCTCAGAAATCATTGCTGAAGCGACAAAAGAAGAAAACTGGGGTAACAAAATTGTCAGTTTCTTCACGGTAGGAGAATTCACCGAGCTCTTTTCACGGAAAAATATGCTTGCATTATTGATTTTCGCTTTCATGACAGGCTTTGCCACAAGAAAATCGGGAGAAAACGGAAAGCCTTTCAGAGTTTTCATAGCATCAGGATATGAAGTAATGAAGGAATTGCTTTTAATGATTATGAAAATTGCACCGATCGGTCTGGGAGCCTATTTTGCATATCAGGTAGCGACCTTAGGACCTCAGCTTTTCGGATTTTATGCTAAACCTTTAGGACTGTATTACATCGCAGGAATTATTTATTTCTTCGTATTTTTCACCCTCTATGCATTTATGGCAAACGGACAGACCGGAATCAAAAGTTTCTGGAAAAATGCTATTCTTCCGACATTAACAGCATTGAGTACCTGCAGCAGTTTTGCAACAATGCCTACAAACTTATTAGCAGCATCAAAGATTGGAATTCCCAGTTCAATTGCGAATTTAGTGATTCCGATTGGAACGACGCTTCATAAAAACGGTTCGTCGATGTCTTCTATCATTAAAATCTACGTTGCTTTTCAGATTATTGGAAGAGATTTTTTTGAACCTTCAAATCTTTTATTGGCGTTGGGAATTACTGTGTTCGTCAGCATCGTAGCTGGTGGAATTCCGAATGGCGGATATATCGGAGAAATGCTGATGATTTCTGTATATCAATTGCCACAGGAAGCAATTCCTGCAGTGATTATTATCGGAACTTTGGTTGATCCTTTGGCTACTGTTTTGAATGCTGTGGGAGATATTGTGGCGGCAATGTTTGTGAATCGGTTTGTGAAGGTCTGA
- a CDS encoding DUF779 domain-containing protein: METKKISRLSVTEKALELIWELEKKHGELMFYQAGGCCEGTQPQCFEKGGYFPRMNDAMIGTINGHEFWIDRDLFEYWQYSHFTLDVLEGFGPGGFSLETPLGKTFKVHYKLFTAEELKNLEEVKRSE; encoded by the coding sequence ATGGAAACAAAAAAAATATCAAGACTCTCAGTAACAGAAAAAGCCCTCGAGCTCATTTGGGAACTTGAAAAAAAGCACGGCGAACTGATGTTTTACCAAGCCGGAGGATGTTGTGAAGGCACACAACCCCAATGTTTCGAAAAAGGCGGTTACTTTCCGAGAATGAATGATGCGATGATCGGAACCATCAACGGTCACGAATTCTGGATCGATCGTGACCTTTTTGAATATTGGCAGTACTCACATTTCACCTTAGATGTTCTGGAAGGCTTCGGCCCAGGCGGATTTTCTTTGGAAACACCTTTAGGAAAAACATTTAAAGTACATTACAAACTATTTACAGCGGAAGAATTAAAGAATTTAGAAGAGGTGAAACGAAGCGAGTAA